The following coding sequences lie in one Rhodohalobacter barkolensis genomic window:
- the recD gene encoding exodeoxyribonuclease V subunit alpha — translation MSQINTLFDWYGSGKSEGWIELYEQELVRYLESKYGVLTDAERLVAVFTSLYLKAGHVSLPIDHSPKEWAEYLNLDSSEPVQLPDQMIDRSELESSQLVGNGSDEKPFIHHGDRISIRRFFMYEKRIADWITQRSKSVFEADSDYPIDYFCSLFEGETESPNWQQVAVVMSLIKPFLIISGGPGTGKTTTVAKILAMQLMSSDDPLRITLAAPTGKAAGRMAESLNREIEKLNVPKEKKEQLPKEAGTLHRLLYGMDRGGLLPDPEKKKLRYDLIIVDEASMIDLNLMYRLISHTGDNTRLILLGDKDQLASVEAGSVFADLCQKSENGFLDQTAAEIKRFIPDVELSVNEQSVLSDSVLYLTKSYRFDSDSGIGKLAAIVKQGEADSDHIADAMDQSPELNHDEFDFSRESLESFANTISGQVKEVNEIVDEKELMAFWKRSAWLTVLRRGPEGSRELNRLVEKILVLQRAVQPVNDWYHGRPVIMTRNNYSLGVFNGDLGVCMRDSAGKLNVYVESGSEIKKIQPNRLTDYAPAYFLTVHKSQGSEFEHVNLLLPNRDTPILTRELLYTAITRSRKSFRLFGSMELFASGANRKTVRYTGLKNLVT, via the coding sequence ATGAGTCAGATAAACACTCTTTTTGACTGGTACGGCAGTGGAAAGTCGGAAGGCTGGATTGAACTCTATGAACAGGAGCTGGTTCGCTATCTCGAATCAAAATATGGAGTTCTAACTGACGCAGAACGTTTAGTAGCCGTGTTTACGTCACTGTATTTGAAAGCTGGTCACGTAAGTTTACCGATCGACCATTCGCCTAAAGAGTGGGCAGAATATCTGAATCTGGACAGTTCGGAGCCGGTGCAGCTGCCGGATCAGATGATCGATCGATCCGAGCTGGAATCCAGTCAGCTTGTTGGAAATGGAAGTGATGAGAAACCATTTATCCATCATGGCGATCGAATCAGCATACGCAGGTTCTTTATGTATGAGAAGCGGATTGCCGATTGGATTACCCAACGAAGTAAATCAGTTTTTGAAGCGGATTCTGATTATCCGATCGACTACTTTTGTTCACTTTTTGAAGGAGAAACAGAATCACCCAACTGGCAGCAGGTAGCTGTAGTGATGTCTTTGATCAAACCGTTTCTGATCATTTCTGGGGGACCGGGAACAGGTAAAACAACAACGGTAGCTAAAATCCTGGCGATGCAGTTAATGAGCAGTGATGATCCGTTGCGGATTACTCTGGCGGCCCCAACCGGTAAGGCGGCCGGACGAATGGCGGAATCACTGAATCGAGAGATCGAAAAGCTGAATGTCCCGAAGGAGAAAAAAGAACAACTGCCTAAAGAGGCGGGAACTCTTCATCGGCTGCTCTATGGAATGGATCGGGGTGGTCTTTTACCCGATCCCGAAAAGAAAAAATTGCGATATGATCTGATCATTGTGGATGAGGCTTCAATGATTGATCTGAATTTGATGTATAGACTGATTTCTCACACTGGAGACAATACCCGGTTGATTCTTCTTGGAGATAAAGATCAACTTGCATCGGTGGAGGCGGGGTCTGTTTTTGCCGATCTTTGCCAAAAGTCTGAAAATGGATTTTTAGATCAGACCGCGGCTGAAATTAAACGATTTATTCCGGATGTAGAGCTATCAGTGAACGAGCAGTCGGTTTTAAGCGACTCTGTTCTCTATCTGACCAAAAGTTACCGGTTCGATTCAGACAGCGGAATTGGAAAACTGGCTGCAATTGTAAAACAGGGAGAGGCAGATTCCGATCATATAGCGGATGCAATGGATCAAAGTCCGGAGCTGAATCACGATGAGTTTGACTTCAGCAGAGAGAGCCTGGAAAGTTTTGCGAACACAATTTCGGGGCAGGTAAAAGAGGTGAATGAAATTGTCGATGAAAAAGAGTTGATGGCATTCTGGAAGCGATCAGCATGGCTCACAGTTCTTCGGAGAGGTCCGGAAGGGAGTCGGGAGCTGAACCGACTTGTGGAGAAGATTCTGGTACTTCAGCGCGCGGTTCAGCCTGTAAACGACTGGTATCATGGCCGTCCGGTGATTATGACACGTAATAACTATTCGCTGGGAGTTTTCAACGGAGACCTCGGAGTTTGTATGAGGGATTCTGCCGGGAAATTGAACGTCTACGTGGAATCCGGATCCGAGATCAAAAAAATACAGCCCAACCGGCTTACGGATTATGCTCCGGCATACTTTTTAACCGTTCACAAAAGCCAGGGATCAGAGTTTGAACACGTGAATCTGTTGCTTCCTAACCGGGATACTCCCATCTTGACCCGTGAGTTACTCTACACAGCCATCACCCGTTCTCGGAAGAGCTTCAGACTGTTTGGAAGCATGGAACTCTTTGCCAGTGGAGCAAATCGTAAAACTGTAAGATACACCGGGCTGAAAAATTTGGTAACCTGA
- a CDS encoding PLDc N-terminal domain-containing protein has protein sequence MGTIVGIIALICAIYVIIEVWTKQPSMGTGEKIIWTLAAFFFSIITAIVYYFMKKS, from the coding sequence ATGGGAACTATCGTTGGAATTATCGCCCTCATCTGTGCCATTTATGTCATCATTGAAGTGTGGACCAAACAACCCTCCATGGGAACCGGTGAGAAAATCATCTGGACGCTTGCTGCATTCTTCTTCAGTATAATCACAGCTATTGTCTACTACTTCATGAAGAAGAGTTAA
- a CDS encoding 4'-phosphopantetheinyl transferase family protein, whose product MPELIEHPSIPDEVIVAYEPLTIETTGGDRDTSESITGTLLLKRMADRYLDGKTIDVFTKKYEKPQAFIDGEEVSVSFSHTDDAIVAAISTSLNVGVDMEAKSREVHERLASRMKSKDEKSTLYEGNSLIRVWTFKEAALKMIGTGLRKPMNHVTVSIENEHHFNAEFDDGNRAKICSFIHQDHWISICYKLLP is encoded by the coding sequence TTGCCGGAATTAATAGAGCACCCATCTATACCTGACGAAGTCATTGTGGCTTACGAACCGTTAACGATTGAAACCACAGGAGGAGACCGGGACACATCAGAGAGTATAACCGGAACCCTTTTGCTGAAACGGATGGCCGATCGATATCTGGACGGAAAAACAATCGACGTATTTACCAAGAAGTATGAAAAGCCTCAGGCTTTTATTGATGGGGAGGAGGTGTCTGTTAGTTTTTCACACACCGATGACGCCATTGTAGCCGCTATTTCCACTTCCTTGAATGTAGGTGTGGATATGGAGGCAAAAAGCCGGGAAGTGCACGAGAGACTGGCTTCCCGAATGAAATCAAAAGATGAGAAAAGTACGCTTTATGAAGGCAACTCGTTAATACGAGTGTGGACGTTTAAAGAGGCCGCGCTGAAAATGATCGGCACTGGACTTAGAAAGCCGATGAATCACGTAACCGTTTCCATTGAAAATGAGCATCACTTTAATGCAGAATTTGATGATGGAAACAGAGCAAAAATTTGTAGCTTTATCCATCAAGACCATTGGATATCCATTTGCTATAAATTACTACCATAA
- a CDS encoding STAS domain-containing protein: protein MNYSMSERYNTVILTLKGNVMGGPSATTFHDEIKKLVEKEKTNVVADLSKVKFMNSSGLGILISSMTSLRNAGGDLKISGASDRIESLLMVTKLITVFDHYKTLDEAVEAYQK from the coding sequence ATGAACTACTCAATGTCCGAAAGGTACAATACAGTTATTCTTACACTTAAGGGTAATGTTATGGGAGGACCATCTGCAACAACTTTTCATGATGAAATCAAAAAACTTGTTGAGAAGGAAAAGACAAATGTTGTGGCAGATCTCAGTAAAGTTAAGTTTATGAACTCTTCTGGTCTTGGCATCCTGATCAGTTCGATGACAAGTCTCAGAAATGCCGGTGGTGATTTAAAAATTTCCGGTGCATCAGACAGAATTGAGAGCCTGCTTATGGTTACCAAGCTTATTACTGTTTTTGATCACTATAAAACACTTGATGAAGCGGTTGAAGCCTATCAAAAATGA
- the amrB gene encoding AmmeMemoRadiSam system protein B has translation MDITSLNRDQITEGLERAKSEQTEKSETVRILFSPRIIDQSNIDEVFKIYSHIEKDDFDTVVIVESHPGSAEKKLPMPSFKTVQTSLGEVPANDKLRNDFCDEDDDFFIDDEAFDEELSLYDQLMLLQCSLDDFTVLSIQITDENSFIIKELAYALEEILASKNALIVFCCDMENKNRNELRNVLSFYNEGNMTGLMNYVNTGDSKIEGIGAFVAGLIVAKKWGLKLTFSSMEDSTSDHTNLLSGYAEMQRQAIFK, from the coding sequence ATGGACATCACATCCCTAAACCGTGACCAGATCACAGAAGGTTTGGAAAGAGCCAAATCTGAGCAGACTGAAAAGTCGGAAACCGTTCGAATTCTCTTTTCACCGCGAATTATAGATCAGAGCAATATCGACGAAGTTTTTAAAATTTACTCACACATTGAAAAGGACGATTTCGACACCGTTGTAATCGTCGAATCTCATCCCGGCAGTGCCGAGAAGAAACTTCCAATGCCATCCTTTAAAACCGTTCAAACGTCGCTCGGTGAAGTACCGGCCAATGATAAACTGCGCAATGACTTCTGCGATGAAGATGATGATTTCTTTATCGATGATGAAGCCTTTGATGAGGAGCTGAGCCTGTACGATCAACTGATGCTGCTGCAGTGTTCGCTGGACGATTTTACTGTACTGAGCATTCAGATTACGGATGAAAACTCATTCATTATCAAAGAGCTGGCGTATGCACTGGAAGAGATTCTGGCTTCAAAAAATGCCCTCATCGTTTTCTGTTGTGATATGGAGAACAAAAACCGCAATGAACTCAGGAATGTTCTCTCTTTCTACAATGAAGGGAATATGACCGGTTTGATGAACTATGTGAATACCGGTGATTCAAAAATTGAGGGAATCGGAGCATTTGTTGCCGGACTGATTGTGGCCAAAAAATGGGGACTAAAACTCACGTTTAGCTCCATGGAAGATTCCACATCAGACCATACCAATCTTCTTTCCGGTTATGCAGAGATGCAGCGGCAAGCGATCTTCAAGTAA
- a CDS encoding M28 family peptidase has protein sequence MMRTFILLLSLPLLLLFSNPLTAQPSTPQSLDGFSQNRVTTQVELEQTLIQALKPEMYREHLYRLTREPNIAGTEENRRVIDYMTESMEEAGLRVDHYDYDVWLPEPGEVKVEIVRPKREPLNNKEYILEEDLYSADERLHHGWNAYSGSGDVTAEVVYANYGTKQDFERLDELGVSVEGKIVIARYGGNFRGYKAKYAEEYGAIGLIIYSDPANGGYVNGPAYPEDKFISESTIQRGSALTTDYYGDPLTPFEPAHPVDGDIDIDRLDPDEVDFHTIPIAPLPYASAQKILEQMDGDPVPDQNWQGGLPFTYRMNSNTPIKVNVKVDQPAELKPITNVIGVIEGSEYPDEWIILGSHFDAWGFGAIDPNSGTAMLLSVADVLGEMVQNGYQPKRSIMIAHWDAEEYLLIGSSEWVEHLTEELDANSILYLNADSAVTGPSFGASSSPSLKKPIIEASKMVQHPDTTLSLYETWAGESDSPSLGNLGGGSDHVGLYMHIGVPAAGISMSQWSPVYHSNYDTFEYYKSHLDGSFSYGPALGGVYGTVALRFAEADLLPYDFERYHEDLVSHLSDIQSKAESYELSIPAELMNEELSEMENLVTQLAENMKNLTASGYANVNRDEINRKLIQLERNFIVDEGMPYSAWLKSIYASPDPYSGYASWMLPAFQYAIEEGFDENEISKWVEIHAEAFKDLNSNISELVDLTSAK, from the coding sequence ATGATGCGTACTTTCATACTACTCCTGTCGCTTCCCTTATTATTACTCTTTTCAAATCCACTAACGGCTCAGCCTTCTACACCTCAGTCCCTGGATGGTTTTTCTCAAAACCGGGTTACTACCCAGGTTGAACTGGAGCAGACCTTGATTCAGGCTCTTAAACCGGAGATGTACAGAGAACATCTCTACCGACTTACCCGGGAACCCAATATTGCCGGAACGGAGGAAAACCGACGGGTTATTGACTATATGACCGAGTCGATGGAAGAAGCCGGTCTTCGTGTAGATCACTATGACTATGATGTATGGCTGCCGGAGCCGGGTGAGGTTAAAGTCGAAATTGTTCGACCAAAACGGGAACCGCTAAATAATAAAGAGTACATCCTCGAAGAGGACCTCTACAGTGCTGATGAGCGTCTGCATCACGGATGGAATGCCTATAGCGGTTCTGGAGATGTTACAGCAGAAGTTGTCTATGCAAATTATGGAACCAAACAGGATTTTGAACGGCTGGATGAACTCGGAGTTTCTGTTGAGGGCAAAATTGTGATTGCCCGTTATGGCGGAAACTTCCGCGGTTACAAAGCCAAATATGCCGAAGAGTACGGCGCCATCGGTTTGATTATCTACTCCGATCCGGCAAATGGTGGCTATGTGAACGGCCCCGCTTACCCTGAGGATAAATTCATTAGCGAAAGTACCATACAGCGCGGTTCTGCTTTAACCACCGATTATTACGGTGACCCTCTCACCCCATTTGAACCCGCCCACCCGGTTGATGGCGATATTGATATCGATCGGCTTGATCCGGATGAAGTGGATTTTCACACCATCCCGATCGCTCCGCTGCCATACGCTTCTGCACAGAAAATTCTGGAGCAGATGGATGGAGATCCTGTACCGGATCAAAACTGGCAAGGCGGACTTCCATTCACATATCGAATGAATAGCAATACACCAATCAAAGTAAATGTAAAGGTGGATCAGCCCGCAGAGTTGAAACCCATCACCAATGTAATCGGTGTGATCGAGGGCTCCGAATATCCTGATGAATGGATCATTCTGGGAAGTCATTTCGATGCCTGGGGATTTGGTGCCATCGACCCGAACAGCGGTACGGCGATGCTGCTCTCTGTGGCGGATGTTTTGGGAGAGATGGTTCAAAACGGATATCAGCCCAAACGGAGTATTATGATTGCACACTGGGATGCTGAAGAGTATCTGCTGATCGGTTCATCCGAATGGGTGGAACATCTGACAGAAGAGCTCGATGCTAATTCAATCCTTTATCTGAATGCCGATTCAGCCGTGACTGGCCCATCCTTCGGAGCGTCATCATCTCCATCGTTGAAGAAACCGATCATCGAAGCTTCAAAAATGGTGCAGCACCCTGACACTACCCTATCGCTTTACGAAACCTGGGCCGGAGAATCCGACTCCCCATCGTTAGGCAACCTGGGAGGAGGCTCAGACCACGTTGGGTTGTACATGCACATTGGAGTTCCGGCGGCGGGAATCAGTATGTCGCAATGGTCGCCGGTTTATCATTCAAATTACGATACGTTCGAATACTACAAATCTCACCTGGATGGATCTTTCTCTTACGGTCCCGCACTTGGAGGGGTTTATGGAACCGTTGCACTTCGATTTGCCGAAGCAGACCTCCTGCCATACGATTTTGAACGATATCATGAAGATCTGGTTTCGCACCTAAGCGACATTCAAAGCAAGGCTGAATCTTATGAATTATCCATCCCTGCAGAACTGATGAATGAAGAACTGAGTGAGATGGAGAATCTGGTGACTCAGCTCGCAGAAAACATGAAAAACTTAACCGCTTCCGGTTATGCAAATGTGAATCGGGATGAGATCAATCGTAAGCTCATACAGCTGGAGCGAAATTTTATTGTGGATGAAGGAATGCCCTACAGTGCCTGGCTAAAATCCATCTACGCATCCCCCGATCCATACAGCGGATATGCTTCATGGATGCTCCCCGCATTTCAATATGCGATTGAAGAGGGATTTGATGAAAATGAAATCTCCAAATGGGTTGAAATTCACGCCGAGGCTTTTAAAGATCTAAACAGTAATATAAGTGAGCTGGTTGATCTGACTTCGGCAAAGTGA
- a CDS encoding ABC transporter permease, which translates to MKFTWYIAGRYFKGNKRESRFLSFIKIMAIAGVAVGSAGLLIALSIVHGFKSTINEKIVGFAPHITVNTFMNDPMNRADTLQVFLDDIPGVEQAQPVVLGQVMIQSSRDVSGSGIKGVPVDGDVTQLREYISEGNYQLDQTESGLPGIILGSDLARNIGAEIGGRVTVYALDGMPSPLNTPEIKQFTLTGIYQTGIARFDDNFALINIDSARQIFEFNTQQASSFDINVGDMDQILPIYRVIRDETRFPYVTESVYQRYRNIFAWVDLQEQTIPLVIGVMVIVAAFNLIGTVLMMVLERVRDIGILKTIGAKSKAIRKIFLLEGLFVASSGLIIGIGISLLFYWLQVNYQIIPLSEENYYMSTAPVEPHLIDFVIVSGITFLLCALASWLPARIAAKTDPVKVLSIGK; encoded by the coding sequence ATGAAATTTACCTGGTACATTGCCGGTCGCTACTTTAAGGGAAACAAACGCGAGTCCCGGTTTCTGTCTTTTATCAAGATCATGGCCATTGCCGGGGTTGCCGTCGGTTCTGCCGGACTCCTGATTGCACTATCCATCGTTCACGGGTTTAAATCCACAATTAATGAGAAAATTGTTGGGTTTGCTCCTCATATCACCGTCAACACGTTTATGAACGATCCGATGAACCGTGCTGATACTCTTCAGGTTTTTCTGGACGATATTCCCGGAGTTGAACAGGCCCAGCCGGTTGTATTGGGTCAGGTCATGATCCAGTCATCAAGGGATGTGAGTGGCAGCGGCATTAAAGGTGTACCGGTAGATGGTGATGTAACACAGCTCAGAGAGTATATTTCGGAAGGAAACTATCAATTGGATCAAACCGAATCGGGGCTTCCCGGAATTATTCTTGGTTCAGATCTTGCAAGAAATATCGGAGCAGAAATTGGCGGTCGCGTAACCGTATATGCACTTGACGGCATGCCGTCTCCCCTCAACACTCCGGAGATCAAACAGTTTACACTGACCGGAATTTACCAGACCGGCATAGCCCGTTTTGATGATAATTTTGCCTTGATCAATATCGATTCAGCCCGCCAAATCTTTGAGTTCAATACGCAGCAGGCGAGTTCATTTGATATTAATGTTGGGGACATGGATCAAATTCTACCTATCTACAGAGTGATTCGGGATGAAACCCGGTTTCCGTACGTCACAGAAAGTGTTTATCAGCGATATCGAAATATTTTTGCCTGGGTAGATCTGCAGGAACAGACCATACCGCTCGTTATTGGAGTGATGGTAATTGTCGCAGCTTTTAATCTCATTGGAACCGTATTGATGATGGTACTCGAGCGGGTTCGCGATATTGGAATTTTGAAAACCATCGGTGCAAAAAGTAAGGCGATCCGAAAGATTTTCCTGCTCGAAGGGCTTTTTGTGGCCTCATCCGGTCTCATTATCGGGATTGGAATATCACTACTCTTCTATTGGCTTCAGGTCAACTACCAAATTATTCCACTGTCTGAAGAGAACTACTACATGAGCACCGCTCCCGTTGAGCCGCATCTGATCGATTTCGTGATTGTGAGTGGCATCACCTTTCTCCTTTGCGCCCTGGCCTCCTGGCTTCCTGCAAGAATTGCTGCAAAAACAGATCCTGTAAAAGTTCTTTCGATTGGCAAGTAA
- the lysS gene encoding lysine--tRNA ligase, giving the protein MSNAEPSLSEQQEIRLEKLDKLRELNVNPFPYEYDITHYSQEILNNEDHYLTDTPDDPGDAERVSVAGRVMTRRIMGKAAFFTLQDSKGTIQVYIRRDDVATDELGTDNYNKVFKKLTDIGDFVGIKGFVFKTGTGETTIHAEAFDFLGKTVRPIPTPKEVENEAGETVTYDAFSDKEQRYRQRYVDLIVNPEVRDVFVKRTQMVQSMRNFMNEREYLEVETPILQPIYGGASARPFVTHHNALDMDLYLRIANELYLKRLIVGGYDGVYEFSKDFRNEGLSRFHNPEFTQVELYVAWKDYNWMMDFMEKMVEHVAQTLHGSTKVKVGDHEIDFKAPWPRIPMYEAIEKETGHDLSDKSEDEIRKIAKDLHIELEEGMGKGKLIDEIFGEYVEPKLIQPTFITDYPIEMSPLAKKHRTKDGLVERFEAICNGKEIANAFTELNDPVDQRERFEEQARLRAGGDDEAMTVDEDFLRAIEYGMPPTAGIGIGIDRLAMIMTDSDSIRDVLFFPQMRPE; this is encoded by the coding sequence ATGAGCAACGCTGAACCTTCACTTAGTGAACAGCAGGAAATCAGACTGGAAAAACTTGACAAACTCAGAGAGCTGAATGTCAACCCCTTTCCCTATGAGTACGATATTACCCACTATTCTCAGGAAATTTTAAACAACGAAGATCACTATCTGACCGATACACCGGATGATCCGGGCGACGCAGAACGTGTTTCTGTTGCCGGTCGCGTAATGACGCGCCGAATTATGGGTAAAGCCGCGTTCTTTACTCTGCAGGATTCGAAAGGAACTATACAGGTTTATATTCGCCGTGACGATGTTGCCACCGATGAGCTCGGCACCGATAACTATAATAAGGTATTCAAGAAACTGACCGACATCGGGGATTTTGTCGGGATTAAAGGATTTGTCTTTAAAACAGGAACCGGCGAAACAACCATTCATGCCGAGGCTTTCGATTTTCTCGGAAAAACTGTTCGCCCCATTCCTACCCCAAAAGAGGTGGAAAATGAGGCCGGCGAAACGGTTACCTACGACGCATTTTCTGATAAAGAGCAGCGATACCGTCAACGATATGTAGACCTGATTGTTAACCCCGAAGTTCGCGATGTCTTTGTAAAGCGTACTCAGATGGTTCAATCGATGCGTAACTTTATGAATGAGCGAGAATACCTGGAAGTTGAAACTCCAATTCTGCAGCCTATTTACGGTGGGGCATCCGCTCGTCCATTTGTAACACACCACAATGCGCTCGACATGGACCTCTATCTGCGTATTGCAAATGAGCTCTATCTGAAGAGACTGATTGTTGGCGGATATGACGGTGTGTACGAGTTTTCTAAAGATTTCAGAAATGAGGGACTTTCAAGGTTCCACAATCCGGAATTTACACAGGTTGAACTCTATGTGGCCTGGAAAGATTACAACTGGATGATGGATTTTATGGAGAAGATGGTAGAGCATGTCGCTCAAACTCTTCACGGTTCAACCAAAGTAAAAGTGGGTGACCATGAGATTGACTTTAAAGCTCCCTGGCCTCGAATTCCAATGTACGAAGCGATCGAGAAAGAGACCGGTCACGATTTGAGTGACAAGAGTGAAGATGAAATCCGTAAGATTGCCAAAGATCTTCACATCGAGCTGGAAGAAGGTATGGGCAAAGGCAAACTGATTGATGAAATTTTTGGTGAGTATGTTGAACCCAAACTGATTCAGCCAACCTTTATTACCGACTACCCGATCGAGATGAGTCCGCTGGCGAAGAAACATCGAACCAAAGATGGACTCGTGGAGCGTTTCGAAGCAATCTGTAATGGAAAAGAGATCGCCAACGCCTTTACCGAGCTGAATGATCCTGTGGATCAGCGGGAGCGTTTTGAGGAGCAGGCCAGGCTTCGTGCCGGCGGTGACGACGAAGCGATGACAGTGGATGAGGATTTCCTCCGTGCCATTGAGTACGGAATGCCCCCAACGGCCGGAATTGGTATCGGAATTGATCGTTTAGCGATGATTATGACTGACTCCGACTCCATCCGCGACGTCCTATTCTTCCCACAGATGAGACCGGAATAG